In uncultured Desulfuromonas sp., the genomic stretch GTCAACATGAATCCGGTAATGGCCAGCGTATAACCCGACAGCATGAAGATATAAGAGCGCGGTGTCGTGTCGAGCAGGCTGAAAAACAGACACAGACCGATCCAGACGCCGACCGCCAGAGTCAGCAGTATGGGCGACGCAACTAAGAGCGGCACCAAAATCACTGTGGCGATGCCGCCGATAATCGTGCCGATCAGCCGGTAGTGGGCCTTTGATGAGGTGACGCCGGTCAACGGATGGGCCACGACATAGACGGTGACCACAGCCCAGAACGGGCGTGGCAGGTCAAAGCGCAAGGCGATGTAGTAGGCCAGCATCGCAGCGGAGAATGTTTTCAGTGAAAAAACAACTTGTTGCACGGTGGGGCAAAATAGTGCGCGTTGTGTCATGTTTGAGCCGGATCCAGTGGCGAGGCTCCCAGACGGTTGGCCAGCAGGGTGAAAACACGGATGGTTGCATCGACATCGTCCGGGGCGGCGGAGTCGAGCATGGACATACGCAGATCGGCGAGAATTTTTTCCACCTGAATTCCGACCTCATAACCGGCATCTGCGAGAACCAGAAGACGGGCGCGTCGATCGGATGGATCGGTGATGCGTCTGACAAAGCCGTTTTGCTCCATGCCGTCGATGACACGTACCAGTGAGGGCCCTTCAACACCAAGCACTTGCGCCAGTTCGCATTGGCGCATCGGCGTTCTCTGACGCATCAGCATGATGATCGGTAAAGCGGTTGCCGCAGAGATATTTTGATTGCTTAATTCCTGATTGACGCGGCGTTTCCAGGCGTGGCCGACAGCTACAATTAGGGGAGACAGTGCCGCCCAGCGTGTAATATCATTCGTTTCCATTGCGATTAGTTAACATCCTATCTATTATGATGCAATGTTTTTTATATGTGAATTTTACAATTTAATCAGTCGGAGATGGAGAGTGCGTTGAGCTGTTGTTGAATGAAGGAGAGGGCGCGCTGTTCCGACCAGTAGATTGTTCCCGGCAACATAAAGCCGACATGACCACCATGAGCTGGTGCTTCCAGGGTCAGGTAACGGTTTGCCGCAACCTCGGCATGGGGATAACAGTCGTCGAGCAAAAAGGGATCGTCTTGAGCGTTGACAATCAGGGTGGGGACGCTGATGCGGTTCAGATGCCGATTGCAACTGCAGCGGTGCCAGTAGTCTTCCGCGTCGGAAAAACCGTGCAACGGCGCGGTATAACGGTCGTCAAACTGCTTGAACGTCTTGATCCGATGGTAGTTGTCGACAGTGATCTGGTCCGGATAGAGAGCCTGTTTTGCCTGCAATTTTTTATGCAGCTTGATCAGGAAGCGTTTCATGTAGATGGTGCAAGCCGGATGCTCGAGTGCGCGACTGCTGTGACTTAGTTCGCAAGGCACGGAAAAGCCGATGATGCCGCGAACCAGGGGATGAATATTTCCAGCCTGCTGCCCGGCATAAAGCAGGGCCAGGTTGCCGCCCATGGAAAAGCCGATAATAAAGATGTGGGCATAGCGTCCGCTGCCCGCTGCATGCCGCACCACGCTGTCAAGGTCGTAGGTGGCGCCGTTATGATACATGATCTTTTGGCGATTCGGTTCACCGCTGCAGCCACGATAATTCCACGCCAGGGCATCCATTGCCTGTCCATTGACCGCTTTGACCATCCCCTTGATATAGTCGCGCGTTGAATTTCCCTCCAGACCATGACAGAGAATAACCAGCGTTTTACCACCGACGCATGCCCAATCGAGATCGAGAAAGTCGTCGTCAGGAGTGGAGATCCGTTCGCGCTGATACGCTGGAAGGTCGAGTTTGCGAAACAATGTCGGGTAGATGGTCTGCAGATGGCCGTTACGCAGGTAAAACGGTGGTGAATAGACAGTCATGTGCTGATCATAGCGCCTCAACAACGAGGATTCAATGTGTAAAAAACGCGGATGGGTTTTTACAAAAACACAATAAAAAACAACTTAATTTTTATCTGAAAACTCCGATAAGTAGAGAGATTTCATGTTTGATCGTGTATTTTTTTGATCCATTTTATTC encodes the following:
- a CDS encoding MarR family transcriptional regulator, which gives rise to METNDITRWAALSPLIVAVGHAWKRRVNQELSNQNISAATALPIIMLMRQRTPMRQCELAQVLGVEGPSLVRVIDGMEQNGFVRRITDPSDRRARLLVLADAGYEVGIQVEKILADLRMSMLDSAAPDDVDATIRVFTLLANRLGASPLDPAQT
- a CDS encoding alpha/beta fold hydrolase; the encoded protein is MTVYSPPFYLRNGHLQTIYPTLFRKLDLPAYQRERISTPDDDFLDLDWACVGGKTLVILCHGLEGNSTRDYIKGMVKAVNGQAMDALAWNYRGCSGEPNRQKIMYHNGATYDLDSVVRHAAGSGRYAHIFIIGFSMGGNLALLYAGQQAGNIHPLVRGIIGFSVPCELSHSSRALEHPACTIYMKRFLIKLHKKLQAKQALYPDQITVDNYHRIKTFKQFDDRYTAPLHGFSDAEDYWHRCSCNRHLNRISVPTLIVNAQDDPFLLDDCYPHAEVAANRYLTLEAPAHGGHVGFMLPGTIYWSEQRALSFIQQQLNALSISD